One Tamlana carrageenivorans genomic region harbors:
- a CDS encoding IS256 family transposase, translating to MKKEDFLNDDFLKQFKTGDELTSFLKSIQKRGIEKMLEGELDAHLDYEKHQQSNNSNTRNGYGSKRIKTALGETNIKVPRDREASFNPMLVPKRTNMVDGIENVIISLYAKGMSNSDIEEQIREVYDFDVSTSTISRITDKVTNDIIAWQNRPLEPVYLITWMDGIVFKVRENSKVINKTMYIAVGLRRDGKKEVLGLWLGKNESAAFWMSVLTDMKARGVQDLLITATDNLNGFTDTIKNVFPESKTQICVAHQIRNACRYVVWKDKKEFAKDMKNIYDAPTKNAAKAALEDFAQKWEHKYSYAIKSWRDNWDELTAFYEFPVEIRKIIYTTNLIENLNGKIRKYTKNKLSFPTDEAVMKSTFLALREATKKWSMPIRNWGIILNQFLTIFEKRVQL from the coding sequence ATGAAGAAAGAAGATTTTCTAAACGACGATTTTTTAAAACAGTTCAAAACAGGAGACGAACTAACCTCCTTTCTAAAATCCATCCAAAAGCGAGGTATTGAAAAGATGCTAGAAGGAGAACTTGACGCTCATTTAGACTATGAGAAACATCAGCAATCCAATAATAGCAATACCCGTAACGGCTATGGATCTAAAAGGATAAAAACAGCTTTAGGAGAGACTAATATTAAAGTTCCCAGAGACCGAGAAGCTTCTTTTAACCCTATGCTGGTTCCTAAACGCACAAACATGGTTGACGGCATAGAAAACGTCATTATCAGCCTTTATGCCAAGGGTATGAGTAATTCTGATATTGAAGAGCAAATCCGAGAAGTTTACGATTTTGATGTATCTACATCTACCATATCACGTATCACAGATAAAGTTACCAATGATATTATTGCTTGGCAAAACAGACCCCTGGAGCCCGTATATTTAATTACTTGGATGGATGGTATTGTATTTAAGGTTCGGGAGAACTCTAAAGTCATTAACAAAACCATGTACATCGCCGTAGGACTCCGTAGAGATGGTAAAAAGGAAGTCTTAGGACTTTGGCTGGGTAAGAATGAATCGGCAGCCTTTTGGATGAGTGTACTAACCGATATGAAAGCCAGAGGCGTTCAGGATTTGCTTATCACGGCCACAGATAATCTTAACGGTTTCACCGACACCATTAAAAATGTTTTTCCTGAATCTAAAACCCAAATTTGCGTGGCACATCAGATTCGTAACGCTTGTCGCTATGTTGTTTGGAAAGACAAGAAGGAATTTGCAAAAGACATGAAGAATATCTATGATGCACCCACCAAAAACGCAGCAAAAGCTGCTCTAGAGGACTTTGCTCAGAAATGGGAACACAAGTACTCTTATGCTATTAAAAGCTGGAGAGACAACTGGGATGAGCTTACTGCTTTTTATGAATTTCCTGTTGAAATTAGAAAAATCATTTACACTACCAACCTTATTGAAAACCTTAATGGAAAAATCAGAAAGTACACTAAAAACAAGCTCTCATTCCCAACAGATGAGGCTGTTATGAAGTCCACTTTTTTAGCCCTTAGAGAGGCTACCAAAAAATGGTCGATGCCTATTAGGAACTGGGGCATTATTTTAAACCAGTTTTTAACTATATTTGAAAAAAGGGTTCAACTTTAA
- the rnr gene encoding ribonuclease R: MTRKRKGKSKNKGISNLSNTILSILKKERNQTFNYKQIAAKLGVNDASSRNQIIKKLRDLQGKQEIEEVDRGKFKAIINAEYHTGILDLASKGNGYVICEDFEDDVFIASNNINKALHNDEVEFYVYKRRKHGKLEGEITNIIKRAKSEYVGVIQLHDNYAFVVADSNKMYKDIFVPINKTFKAEDGDKVLVKLEDWPEKADSPNGKVVQVLGKPGDHNTEIHAILAEYGLPHEFPYEVEQFANQLDTSITAEEIAKRRDMRKDLTFTIDPKDAKDFDDALSFEVLDNGLYEIGIHIADVSHYLEEGTVLDDEAYERATSVYLVDRVVPMLPEVLSNKACSLRPHEEKYTFSAVFQMNDKAEIKNQWFGRTVTYSDARFAYEEAQAIIESKSNTIPAEVSLTGKTYDTDQKIADAILKMDALAKIMRGKRMRSGALSFDKVEVKFNLDEEANPIGVFFKTSQDANKLIEEFMLLANRKVSEFIGKQDPKKTFVYRVHDEPDDSKLANLQGIVSKFGYKLNFKDRKTTAASLNHLLTEVHGKKEQNLVDTLTIRSMSKAEYTTHNIGHYGLAFDYYSHFTSPIRRYPDVMAHRLLQHYLDGGKSANEDVYEEKCQHSSNMENLATKAERDSIKYMQIKFMQDHKDEAFVGVISGVTDWGIYVEIISNKCEGMVSVRDMTDDHYAFDQDQYAMVGRNSGVTYQLGDEVVVKVKNTDLVKKHLDFNLLGKPETAI, from the coding sequence ATGACTAGAAAAAGAAAAGGAAAATCCAAAAATAAAGGCATTTCCAACCTATCAAATACCATATTAAGTATTTTAAAAAAAGAACGTAACCAAACGTTTAACTACAAACAAATAGCAGCCAAACTTGGTGTAAACGATGCGAGTAGTCGTAATCAAATCATAAAAAAATTACGGGATTTACAAGGCAAACAAGAGATTGAAGAAGTAGATCGCGGTAAGTTTAAGGCCATTATTAATGCCGAATACCATACCGGCATTCTTGATTTGGCCTCTAAAGGTAACGGCTATGTTATTTGCGAGGATTTTGAAGATGATGTATTTATTGCTTCTAATAATATTAACAAAGCTCTACATAACGACGAAGTTGAATTTTACGTCTATAAACGTAGAAAGCACGGCAAGCTTGAAGGCGAAATTACCAATATTATAAAACGTGCTAAATCGGAGTATGTTGGTGTGATTCAACTGCATGATAATTATGCCTTTGTTGTAGCCGATAGCAATAAAATGTACAAAGATATTTTTGTACCTATCAATAAAACCTTTAAAGCTGAAGATGGCGATAAAGTTTTAGTCAAACTAGAAGATTGGCCAGAAAAAGCCGATTCTCCTAACGGAAAAGTGGTTCAAGTTTTAGGAAAACCAGGCGATCATAACACCGAAATACATGCGATTTTGGCAGAGTATGGTTTACCTCACGAATTTCCTTATGAAGTGGAACAGTTTGCCAATCAGTTAGATACTTCCATTACAGCTGAAGAAATAGCTAAACGTCGCGACATGCGTAAAGATTTAACCTTTACCATAGACCCGAAAGATGCTAAAGATTTTGATGATGCTTTATCTTTTGAAGTGTTAGACAATGGTTTATACGAAATAGGAATTCATATTGCCGATGTGTCGCATTATTTAGAAGAAGGCACTGTTCTAGATGACGAAGCTTACGAGCGCGCTACCTCTGTTTATTTAGTGGATCGTGTGGTGCCTATGTTACCTGAAGTCCTTTCTAATAAAGCTTGTTCTTTACGTCCGCATGAAGAAAAATACACTTTTTCTGCAGTGTTTCAAATGAATGATAAAGCCGAGATTAAAAACCAATGGTTTGGAAGAACGGTAACCTATAGTGATGCCCGTTTTGCTTATGAAGAGGCCCAAGCGATTATAGAATCTAAATCGAATACCATTCCTGCTGAAGTATCTTTAACAGGAAAAACCTATGACACCGATCAAAAAATCGCCGATGCCATTTTAAAAATGGATGCACTGGCTAAAATTATGCGTGGTAAGCGTATGCGTTCTGGTGCCCTTTCTTTTGATAAGGTTGAAGTAAAATTCAATTTGGATGAAGAGGCAAATCCTATTGGTGTATTTTTTAAAACCAGCCAAGATGCTAATAAACTTATTGAAGAGTTTATGCTTTTAGCGAATCGAAAAGTATCAGAATTTATAGGGAAACAAGATCCTAAAAAAACCTTTGTATATCGTGTTCATGACGAACCAGACGATAGTAAATTAGCTAATTTACAAGGTATTGTATCTAAATTTGGTTACAAACTTAATTTTAAAGACCGTAAAACTACAGCAGCTTCCTTAAACCATTTATTAACAGAAGTGCATGGCAAAAAGGAGCAAAATTTAGTAGATACCCTCACGATAAGAAGTATGAGTAAAGCCGAATATACAACACATAATATTGGGCATTACGGATTGGCTTTCGACTATTACAGCCATTTTACTTCACCTATTCGTCGTTACCCCGATGTAATGGCGCATCGTTTATTGCAACATTATTTAGATGGCGGAAAATCGGCTAACGAAGATGTGTACGAAGAAAAATGTCAGCATTCCAGTAATATGGAAAACCTGGCTACTAAAGCCGAACGTGATTCTATAAAATACATGCAAATTAAATTCATGCAAGATCATAAAGATGAGGCTTTCGTGGGTGTTATTTCTGGAGTTACCGATTGGGGCATATACGTCGAAATTATCTCAAATAAATGTGAAGGAATGGTGAGTGTTCGCGATATGACCGACGATCACTACGCCTTCGATCAAGATCAATATGCTATGGTTGGTCGAAATTCGGGCGTTACCTATCAACTAGGTGATGAAGTGGTTGTTAAAGTTAAGAACACCGATTTAGTTAAAAAACATTTAGATTTTAACTTATTAGGGAAACCTGAAACCGCGATTTAA
- a CDS encoding helix-turn-helix and ligand-binding sensor domain-containing protein → MRLLYFVLLLCFHASTTLLAQERSPIQIFSPKDYGAESQNWAISQSSEKYIYVANNKGLLEYNGAEWALYLSPNKTILRSVNVIDSLIYTGSYRDFGYWKRNNLGKLEYASLSDELNLTFFEDEEIWNIINVNDFILFQSLKRIYIYNKKLGNYAIINSDSTIYKMFKVNESIYFQSVKDGVYEIVNGSSKLVSKDAVVQENLLVNIFNHQGKLLFQTEDYGFFILNENKLESWDISANDKIYNNRIYSSIQLKDNSFILGSISNGIFHIDANGNLLSQIDQSHGLGNNTVLSVFEDVENNIWLGLENGVNCINIKSPYKIFNDDNGNIGAVNASILYDDFLYLGTNQGLFYKKYGTNNDFKKVEGTQGATWCLTEINNTLFCGHNSGTFVIKNNKARKVADVIGTWSIKPIEGANNLLLQGNYTGLYVLEHVNGIWQLRNKIEGFDASTRYFEFFNDHEIFVSHEYKGVFKIDVDKALTKTLHITEETTINKGLKTSLIKYKDKILYSEKKGVFAYQPSIQKFVKDTILSALFKEQEFTSGKLVNDTKTNKLWAFSEYGLNYLTPGKLSNTPTINKISLPAFVRNDVSGYENISYLKDHKYLYGTSHGYIVIDTHLFQDKPYQININTISNSTYDDGYTTLLHNKHEFGKFKNNENNIKFSYNIPEYKRYLVAEYQYKLDGIYDKWSTWSTNSSVLFENLPYGNYKFSVRARLGNHLSENTASYSFNIERPWYLSNIAIICYFLLVLIFSLFMHMLYTRYYKKQRLKILLAKERELELKELENKQQLMRFNNDNLRQDIENKNRELSISTMSLIKKNEFLNSLKNDLQKITDVKNIKQVIKVIDRNLNNADDWNVFQEAFNNADKDFLKKIKALHLQLTSNDLRLCAYLRLNLSSKEIAPLLNISPRSVEVKRYRLRKKMDLPHESSLTDYILEI, encoded by the coding sequence TTGAGACTATTATACTTTGTTTTATTGTTATGCTTTCATGCTTCAACTACATTATTAGCACAAGAGCGTTCTCCTATTCAAATTTTTTCTCCTAAAGATTACGGTGCCGAAAGTCAGAATTGGGCCATTTCACAATCCAGCGAAAAGTATATTTATGTAGCTAATAACAAAGGTTTATTAGAATATAATGGTGCAGAATGGGCATTATATTTATCGCCTAATAAAACTATTTTAAGGTCTGTAAATGTTATAGACTCACTTATATATACGGGAAGTTATCGCGATTTCGGTTATTGGAAACGCAATAATTTAGGGAAGTTAGAATATGCCTCTTTATCCGATGAATTAAATTTAACTTTTTTTGAAGATGAAGAAATCTGGAACATTATTAATGTAAATGATTTTATATTGTTTCAGTCTCTAAAACGAATTTATATCTATAACAAAAAGCTAGGTAATTATGCGATTATCAATTCTGATTCGACCATCTACAAAATGTTTAAGGTGAATGAAAGTATTTATTTTCAAAGTGTAAAGGATGGTGTATATGAAATTGTTAATGGCAGTTCTAAATTGGTTTCAAAAGATGCTGTAGTTCAAGAAAATCTATTGGTAAACATCTTCAACCATCAAGGAAAATTATTATTTCAAACGGAAGATTATGGTTTTTTCATCTTGAATGAAAATAAACTAGAAAGTTGGGATATTTCTGCTAATGATAAAATTTATAACAATAGAATTTATAGTAGTATCCAGCTAAAAGACAATAGTTTTATATTAGGAAGCATTTCCAATGGCATATTTCATATAGATGCCAACGGAAATTTATTATCGCAAATCGACCAAAGTCATGGATTAGGTAATAATACCGTGCTTTCTGTTTTTGAAGATGTAGAAAACAATATTTGGCTTGGTTTAGAAAATGGTGTGAACTGCATTAATATTAAATCACCATATAAAATTTTTAATGATGATAACGGAAATATTGGCGCCGTTAATGCTTCTATTCTGTATGATGATTTTTTGTATTTAGGTACCAATCAAGGTTTATTTTATAAAAAGTATGGGACTAACAACGACTTTAAAAAAGTTGAAGGTACACAAGGCGCTACCTGGTGTTTAACTGAAATAAATAACACATTATTTTGCGGACATAATTCTGGAACCTTTGTTATTAAAAATAATAAAGCCCGTAAAGTAGCCGATGTTATAGGAACCTGGAGTATAAAACCTATTGAAGGGGCTAATAATTTATTATTGCAAGGAAACTATACCGGTTTATATGTTTTAGAACATGTAAATGGGATTTGGCAACTTAGAAATAAAATTGAAGGTTTTGATGCTTCCACAAGGTATTTTGAGTTTTTTAACGATCATGAAATTTTTGTAAGTCATGAATATAAAGGGGTTTTTAAAATTGACGTGGATAAAGCTTTAACTAAAACCCTTCATATCACAGAAGAAACAACTATTAATAAGGGTTTAAAAACCAGCCTTATTAAATACAAAGACAAAATACTTTATTCCGAAAAGAAAGGTGTTTTTGCCTACCAACCTTCAATACAAAAGTTTGTTAAGGATACGATTTTAAGTGCTTTATTTAAGGAACAAGAATTTACTTCGGGGAAATTGGTTAATGATACAAAGACTAATAAATTATGGGCTTTTTCAGAGTATGGTTTAAACTATTTAACCCCCGGAAAGTTAAGTAATACACCTACCATAAATAAAATTTCCTTACCTGCTTTTGTTAGAAACGATGTTTCTGGTTATGAAAACATTTCCTATTTAAAGGATCATAAATATTTATATGGCACTTCGCATGGTTATATTGTTATAGACACGCATTTGTTTCAAGACAAGCCTTATCAAATTAATATCAACACAATTTCTAATAGTACTTATGATGATGGCTATACCACTCTTCTTCATAACAAACATGAGTTTGGTAAATTTAAAAACAACGAAAACAATATTAAATTCAGTTATAATATTCCGGAATACAAGCGGTATTTGGTAGCAGAATATCAATATAAATTAGATGGTATTTACGATAAATGGAGTACATGGTCTACCAATTCTAGTGTTTTATTCGAGAATTTACCTTATGGTAATTATAAGTTTAGTGTTAGAGCTAGATTAGGTAATCATTTAAGTGAAAATACGGCGTCTTACAGTTTTAATATAGAAAGACCATGGTATTTATCTAATATAGCAATAATATGTTACTTTTTATTAGTCCTTATTTTTTCATTGTTTATGCATATGCTTTACACGCGTTATTATAAAAAACAGCGTTTAAAAATATTGCTTGCTAAAGAACGCGAACTCGAATTAAAAGAGTTAGAAAACAAGCAACAACTTATGCGTTTTAATAATGATAATTTAAGACAGGATATTGAAAATAAAAACAGAGAATTAAGCATTTCTACCATGAGCTTAATTAAAAAGAATGAGTTTCTTAATAGTCTAAAAAATGATCTTCAAAAGATTACAGATGTGAAAAACATCAAGCAAGTTATTAAGGTTATTGATAGAAATTTAAATAATGCAGACGATTGGAATGTTTTTCAAGAAGCCTTCAATAATGCGGATAAAGACTTCCTAAAAAAGATAAAAGCATTGCATCTGCAGCTTACTTCAAATGATTTACGTTTATGTGCTTATTTGCGTTTAAATTTATCCTCAAAAGAGATTGCGCCACTTTTAAATATTTCACCAAGAAGTGTAGAAGTTAAGCGCTATCGATTAAGAAAAAAAATGGATTTGCCGCATGAATCTAGCTTAACAGATTACATTTTGGAAATTTAA
- a CDS encoding head GIN domain-containing protein, whose amino-acid sequence MKRIFFIFTLISSTVFAQEKVEKSVGEFTELKIYDLIQLDLVQASENKIVITGENTNNVIVNNKNGKLKIKMNLEKIFNGNSTKVTLYYKHIDIIDVNEGAQVTSNDVIKQFEIDLRAQEGGTISVPVEVKHTLVKAVTGGVITVKGDSKDQKIDINTGGIFKGEELITEDTDVSIKAAGEAHVNATEEVNAKIRAGGNVYIYGKPQVINENTALGGTVKRMN is encoded by the coding sequence ATGAAACGCATATTTTTCATTTTTACTTTAATTTCATCAACAGTATTTGCTCAAGAAAAGGTCGAAAAATCGGTTGGTGAATTTACCGAACTTAAGATTTACGACTTAATTCAACTAGATTTAGTACAGGCTTCCGAAAATAAAATTGTCATCACAGGCGAAAATACCAATAATGTGATTGTCAATAATAAAAATGGTAAGCTTAAAATAAAAATGAATCTTGAAAAAATATTTAATGGTAATAGTACCAAAGTGACTTTATATTATAAACATATTGATATTATCGATGTTAATGAAGGTGCTCAAGTAACTTCTAACGACGTTATAAAACAATTTGAAATTGATTTAAGAGCTCAAGAGGGTGGAACTATATCTGTACCGGTAGAAGTAAAGCACACCTTAGTTAAAGCGGTTACAGGCGGTGTTATTACGGTTAAAGGAGACTCGAAAGATCAAAAAATAGATATCAATACTGGTGGAATTTTTAAAGGAGAAGAACTCATCACTGAAGATACCGATGTGTCGATTAAAGCGGCTGGCGAAGCTCATGTGAATGCTACCGAAGAAGTGAATGCAAAAATTCGCGCTGGTGGTAATGTTTATATTTATGGGAAGCCTCAAGTAATTAACGAAAACACAGCTTTAGGCGGTACGGTAAAGCGTATGAATTAA